In the Brassica napus cultivar Da-Ae unplaced genomic scaffold, Da-Ae ScsIHWf_1707;HRSCAF=2335, whole genome shotgun sequence genome, one interval contains:
- the LOC125598457 gene encoding uncharacterized protein LOC125598457, with product MDYTKENNTTIVICVIKFACIKEYKGNISISNAFNSTQIFLNPETAEVKTFTAMLSGDNQLVTHSDSKVSFGSAVSLHDEMLVINPRKTISGILDSRSVGTCVVVAKIDYVDLSKKWYYVACDAKRKFNHMEMILMMRMIVFNTNLDTTAQNTMTSKMLSTIIS from the exons ATGGACTATACTAAAGAGAACAATACCACCATTGTTATCTGTGTGATTAAGTTTGCATGTATCAAGGAGTACAAAG GTAATATCTCTATATCAAATGCGTTCAACTCAACGCAAATCTTTCTCAATCCAGAAACTGCCGAAGTGAAAACGTTTACAGCCAT GTTATCAGGCGACAATCAATTGGTCACACATAGTGACAGCAAAGTGTCATTTGGATCTGCAGTTTCACTTCATGATGAGATGCTGGTGATAAATCCGAGGAAAACAATTTCAGGAATTCTTGATTCAAGATCg gtTGGAACCTGTGTGGTTGTAGCCAAAATCGATTATGTTGATTTGTCAAAAAAATGGTACTATGTTGCATGCGATGCAAAAAGAAAGTTCAACCATATGGAGATGATtctgatgatgaggatgattgTCTTCAACACAAACCTCGATACAACTGCCCAAAACACAATGACATCGAAGATGTTATCTACAA tTATTTCTTGA